Within Eremothecium cymbalariae DBVPG#7215 chromosome 3, complete sequence, the genomic segment GAGCTTGCTAAAGGAAAGCTGACGGAAACGGAGGCTTATGAACATAACGAATGCTTGATGTATAAAAATGATTTGATGTACAAAGCGGCGGGTGATGATGAACAGCACTTGAAGGCGGTTTTAAACAATTTGGATAAGATTGAACCTGATGTATTTGACAAATACGGATGGTTGGAAAGAAGAGCGGCGGTTTACATGAAACTCGGTTCTTCTAAGGAAGCTGCAAAAGTTTATAGGACTTTaatcaaaagaaatccCGACAACTTCAACTACTATAAGTTATTGGAAATTTCTTTAGATATCCAATCAAACAACAGGATTCGAAAGGCTCTATATGAAAAGTTAGAAACTTTTTATCCAAGGGCAGAGCCTCCTAAGTTTATCCCATTGACCTTTATTAAAGATGAGACTGAACTTGAGAAAAAGCTGAATCACTACATTGTTTCACAATTAAAACGTGGTGTTCCGGCTACTTTTTGCAATGTAATACCGTTATACAAGCAACGTGGAGAAGTTATTAGTTCAATAGCAGAGAAAATTGTCTTAGAATATTATAACACTTTGGACGATAAAGaatttccaattcaatatGTCTGGACTGTGTATTATTTGGCCCAGCATTATTTGTTCTTAAAGGACTTCAAGAAGGCTAAAGATTATATCGAAAAAGCAATTGAGCATACTCCAACCTTGGTAGAATTGTACATTTTAAATGGCCGGATCCTGAAGCACTTAGGATTGTTAGAAGAAGCCGCATGGACTGTGGAGAAAGGTAGGACATTAGATTTACAAGATAGATTTATCAACACTAAGTCTGTGGAGTATTTCCTCGGAGCAAATATGATTGATAAGGCGGTTCAACTCGTTTCCTTATTCACAAAGAATGATAATGACGCAAATGGTGTTAAGGACCTTCATCTAATGGAAGCCTCTTGGTTCATAATTAAACAGGCTGAAGCCTATTATAGGTTGTATGTTGAACATTCTAAGAAGTTACAATCATTGAAGAACGAGCAAACTTCaatatctgaagaagaGCGGGAAAATAAAACCGCTGAACTAAAGGAATTAGAATATCAAACTGAAAAATGTAGAGGTCTTGCATTAAAAAGGTTCATGGctattccaaaaatttaTAAGCAGTTTGATGATGACAAATTGGATTTCCATTCTTATTGTATGAGAAAAGGTACCCCAAGGGCTTATGTTGAAATGTTACAGTGGGGTGACAGAATATTTTGTAAGCCTATGTTTGTAAGAGCTATGCTTGGTGCTGCGAAGATTTACTTCTCTATGCAAGATGAACTAGATCTGACTGAACAATTTACTTCTGAGCAGACAAATGCAGCTAAAAAGGCTAACAAAAAAGCACGTAAAGAAGCTTTAGCTTTCAATAAACGGAAAGAGGCCGAAAAAAAACAAGTTTTGGCATATgcggatgatgaagatgtaTTTGGTGAGACATTGGTTGCTGTTAAGTCCCCATTGGAAGCATTCTATACCGAATTCTACAAACCCTTCTTGAATCAAGctgatgataatgacaaGTATCACCTGTTAGAATTCCAATATCAAGCAAGAACTGGTAAATTAGCTTTGTCATTAGGTGCTTTGACTAAGTACGCGAAGTTTCATGGTAAAAGTTCACCAATGGTTGGCTGTATGATTTTAATCTTGTTGGATATGACTAGGGAATCAGCCCCTTATGAAGACATAGCCAAGAAAGTCGCCATTAAAGGTATTGAGACTgaattcaagaaatttccacttgaaaaattttcggATGATTCGTTTAATTGGTTAGAATACTTAACTTCGAACTATAAAGTCAATTTGCGTTCCTTGTTATTCTTATACCAAGCAAACATAAGCATTGTCCCCCAGGATAAACTCAAGGAATTAATTATTGAAAGCTTATCGAACGTTGAACCCTTCATACAAAACAGCATTTTGCAATATGAGTTGTAGTCTATTTTTTATAACATCCCtaacttctttttcatctgTAACCTAATTAACACTAATGTACCAGCTATCCGCTTAGTCAATCCTAATATAGGATCTATGGGTGATATAGCGGTTGttacaacaaaaatgaagtAACGACAACAGCAGGACTCGAACCTGCGCGGGCAGAGCCCAAAAGATTTCTAATCTTTCGCCTTAACCGCTCGGCCATGTTGCCTAATTAGAACTGGAATTTTTCAGCCACAAGACGGTTTTTTCGCAACCTCCATGCATGTGTgttgtcgtaaaatcaaaagagcatcccgatagttatgatagtcaggctaaggagcatgttgatagtcacgataacaagacaaagaagcagcgaatcagagtcgttaggagactatgaagatgataaccattgtataacagcgaatcagagttgttagaagtgtcaagataaccgctgagctgttatcggctaggaatctgcatagcaagtaagcaagagagcttaagtaggacaacagaaactatataagaagacccaaactagctagattagattagatataggtccagctagatccccagagggtagttgagccagattagagactatataaacagtaactgatcatcaacctaagtattagttggcacgtgacgagaagttcaagctagcacgtgaccccaactagtggccctcgacaggcgtaaaatcaaaagagaagctagtaGACAGCGATAACCCAGCTAAGGagcagcgtatcagagctgtcagACGAATATGAGGCTGATAGTCACTGTGAGGATGCCAGCGTGAAACCCACAATGATGTATCAGTGTGAGACCCagctagctagattagattagatgctaggtccagctagatccccagagggtagtcGAGCCAGAgtagagactatataaacagtaactgatcagCCTAAGTATTAGTcggcacgtgacgagaagttcaagctagcacgtgacctcatctagtggccctcgacagTGTGGTGAAATCTAAAGAGTCCTGGAAGAGTGACTAGCTTAAGAGGAGCGTTTCCGTGTTTTGTAGTTAGTAGGAGGATAGTGGTACCCCCAGCTCACCAGAGGGCAACTGATCCGATCAGAGACTGCATAACGGTGCCTGACCCTCAGCCAGAGCTTTATCCGGCGCGCGAAGAGACGTTAAAGGTAGCACGTGACCTTGCTGGGTGCCCTCGACAACATAGTCATGCATAATTATGTCATCATTATGCTGTAATTATAGTTACATATACTTCATGTAATAGGATGAAACTAATGTCATTCGTAACAGCGAGTGTCTTATCTGTCAATTAGTTTACCATTAATTGTATTTTTCATACTACAAGTGTTTTATATTAcaatttataatataaaatgcagtttgaataaattattTAGTGTCATTACTAATTTAAGAGTATAGTTTATTTATATCCATATCTTGAAGGAAAATAGAACAAAGAAGGTTGATTTGAAGATTAATTCAATGTATGTCTCCTTCTTGGCTCCCAATATGTGCCAGTACGTTTGATACGGTGGCTCCCCTTACCAGATTTGTTCTGGCGTTGCCATGTGAGCGGGTTTCAAGGTTCTGGAAAGAGACTGGGCGTTGTGGTATTTCCAATGGAGTTATAACAAAGCTAGAATTTCCACGAAGGGGGGGGGTGGTGGTATATCACGGAGGAAGATGCAGATCTATGCAAATTTTGTCTTGCAGCAGTACTGGAGTTGCTTGTTGTTCCAAATGAGCTGAATTTTGACTCCCTCAGACGGAGATTCCCTGGCTTTGTTAGATTGATTGTTATGGGGCGATCTTCAGCATCGGGATATGCTGGAGGTAGTTCATCTCCGGTGATATCTGTTTCCACTGCTTTTTCATATGTGGGAACCTCGCCCATTGAGTCTAATTCCCAATGGCTGTTTATGGAAGAATCAGATGGCTGTATTAAGTCGTATGCACTATCACAAGAAACGTGGCTCGCAACTGAAGGTATAACTGTGGTTGGCGATTCCAAAACCCGATTTGCATTATTGTGGAGGCATGAAGTTCCATGAGAACTGTTAATAGTTACGGGCTTCGGCCGGGTAGTTAGACTTCGATTGGAAGATGATCCCGGTAAAGCATCTCTTTCAACTTCTAAATCCTGTAGACCACGGCTAAAAAGGGCCCGGTCAATGCTTTTCGTGTGGCTTGAATTACTAGTTATAAGGGGGCTTGGCAAAGCAGATGTCGTAGAATCCATGCAGATAAGGTTGTTGCTCCAAAGTCTATCGTATACATGGTTACCATAATTTGGAGGGGTGAGAAGTACGGGGTTAGAAGAAGTATGTGGATCTGACATATCAAGACCTGGAATTAGATCTGCAAATAGCAACTCTTCAGGACCATCTGTATTTTCTGTATGCATGTCATTTAAACAAGAACCACAAGAAGGACCGCTAGGTTTCACCCCTAATGCAATATACGGAGatataaaaagttgaacGGGTAGGGATGCTCGGAGTTCTGACACATGACCTTCTGGGTTCGCTAATGCAACGACAATCTTTAACTTATGACGAACTTTgagattttcaaaaatactgCAATCCTGGATGCATTTGGACAATGATGGGGGTATCAGAACTGTGGTGCTTATTTCCCACTTATCCTGATACCAGTgctcttcattatcatcatctgatTCGCTGAGATGCCCCAGTGGAtccttcaatttcattttcatcactAGCCTTTCATCGTTCGTAATAGACCCATGTGGAGTAGTAAGGCTTGTATATTCCAAAATGCTGATCCTTATATCACCCAATTTTAGACCTTTCAAAAGAGGGACAATCAGAATATGCAACGGTATAGTAGATCCAATGGCAACGGCTTTAGAAGGAATTGAAATCGAATAATCTACCTTGCCAGGCCATGTATTATCCACCGCTATAGTTTCCGTCAACCCTAAAGAAGTTGGTGTTAACGTCCGGATTACTCTAATTGGCTTCctacaacaaaaattacAACTGAATTTCCCCCTTTCAAGGGTAGCCACCAAGTTGTAAGTGACTGAAGCATTTTCCAAGCCTTCGACGCTTTCAACCATTGAAAAGGGTAGTATTGCACTGAAAGGAAATTCATAATTACCTTCAGATAACGTGCGACAACCGCCATTCAACGCACTAATATTCATCAACGACCTTGAAGATATGAACTTTTTACCCAGTCCAGGCAAATTAGGCGAAGATTTACTCTTATGCCCTATTGGTACTGCAGAAGCATTAGTACTGCTATTATTGTGAACACCATCTTGAATGCATAAATCATCCCAAACATGTTCAAACACCTTCCTATAAAAACTCACAGGTTTGGCCACAGTACCTGTGGAACAACAAGCCGAAGCCGGAAGATATACCCTGAGAGCACCGTAAAGCCCCAAATTAAGGTGCCTTATTTGAATAGGCTCATTTATAGATAAAACAACCTTACCAGAAAGTAATACAGATGAAGCTTCATCAGAGGACCCTTTGAGAATAACAACACCATTTTTACACGACGAAAACCGAATATCGAATAAAGCGGGTGCCTTAACAGCTGTGCGTGCCATTGTGTTAATCGAACGTATTTAGTCACTAGAGACAGTCCCCCCTTTAGTATTTGTTGGAAGTTGATATCTTAATACTATCACTACTTAAAATGCACTCTAAAACAACCTCAAATGAAGAGTGAAACCACAACACTTGGATAACCAGGATTGTTTCATGGGTTCCCctgtatatttttaaacGTTATTTATTTTGCGATCTGTAAAAGACCGACAGCAAGCGATGATTCAGATATAACATcagagaaaaagaattggGTTCCATTGTATAAAAGTGACGCAGGGTTGCTGAACCTTAGATATTAGgagatattattaatttagCGATACatgttaaaaataaatcGAACAGTTTCTCATTTATCCAGTTTATGTATTGGTGATAGTGGAGTGCAATAATTTACAATTTTTAACATGAGAGGTCTGTCAGGATGAAAATGTGAAAAGTGGATCGAAATGGATTAGTCGAAGTGTGAATGGAAGAGGTTGGTTTCACCTTATATAGACTAGAAATATATAGTTATTTTTCTATATTAATTAGTTAAGATATGATTATTCTATATGATAATTCAGACAGGTAAACATTTTATATAAAACTATTGGAGCAGGGCAATTTAATCCATTAGCAAGGAGTACTGACTCAACAGTAGACAATCGCCGCCTCTTTCTGGATACAAAACATAGTTATACATGTATCCTTCGCTTGAAACAACCCTAATTGGTATCATTTTAACAAACTTAGAACTTTCAGGGCCCGAGGAATTGGCTGGAGTTGAGGATGTGACTGAAGTGTTTTTCAGTAGAGATGCTGCAGACCCGTCAAACAACTCAGGATACTCCGATATGTCCAATGATATTGGTGATCCAATAGCACATATAGTTTTCAGGTTATTATGACTTTCAATTGGAATTTTCAGACTTGCAAAGTGGCGACTAGGCTCTAGAATTGAGGTTACTTTTATAGGGAAGTAACTACCTAAGGCTTCTGCAGCTTTTCTCGAAAACTTTTGAGACGATTTTCGAATCATCCGACCCACGGTTTTCCTACTGGAATCTACAATAGGTTCTTTTGAATGATGTCGAACATTTTCCAGGGAGTCAACGCTTGCAGCAGAGTGAGTATCTTCACTGTCAGCACGTATCGCGGATTCCTCCTCACAACCATCCTCAGAATCTTCTGCATCATCGACATCTTCGTCACTGCTCACGCCGCCAGAGTTCGTATTCGGGGCAGCAGGTTTACCTAGCTTGAATATATGGACagttttgtttgaagaGCTAGCGGCAAGCAATTCGTTGTCATCACTGAAACTTAGTGAGTAGATGCGTGTGGCATAAGTGCCTCTCCTAAACTGATACACCTTCGCGCATGTTTCAACAGAAAACACTCTAATGATCGTGCCCTTTTCAGATGCAGTGGCCAACAATGTTCCATCTTTGCTCAATGATAGTGCAGCGATTTCACCCTTATGAGCCTCAATAACCATGGTGGGCTGCAACGTCTGCAAATTGAATAGAATAACATCCCCGTTTTTCAGGATGttgttattactattactgTTACTactattgttattgttgctgttgttacCATTGCTGTTTCCATTccagttattattattactattaccaTTAACATGATTGTGATTGTTACCATTGTGATTAGACCTTGAAAATCTTGACGGTTCATCACTCGTATTGTTAATATTATGCTCGGTAGAATTTCTGATTCTATCTATCGACCCTTCTGAGATGGCATCCAGATGATCAGCACTATTATCTGTCGACATCTTGTTTGATatgttgatattgttgGTGGTTGCATTTCCTTTGATCTCTGAGCTGATAACCTTAGGTGGTGACGGATAAGCAAGATAATTGTTTTCCAATGAAGGAGACATTGATATCAAGCCGTGAGGATTCGAAGAAGTTTCAATAGTGTATAGAAGGCGCATACTGTTGATATCATAAATGTATATCTGCTCGTGCAATAGCACCACCAACCTAGACTTATTCATCTTCACTGCTAGAATAGTCGTAGGAAATGTAACTTCACATATCACAGAGTGCCTTTTTGTATTTATGATCCGTAATCTTCTGGGTGACATCGAAGGATTATCGCCAATGCCCACTACCGCCAGCAACGATGTAGAGAATAGCATCTCAACAATACCACACCCGCCCTCTTCATCGGAATAGAACCTCCCAAATGGATCACAATTAAAGATCTTTAATCCTTCTGATGTTCCCATGGAGATACAACTTCCTGTTTGATtgaaattaataaaattaatgatAGGTGTACTGGGCTTCGACATTATTGTTATAGTAATAATTGTTCCCCTATGCGCTAAGACCAAAACCCCGCGTTTGATCCTTCCTCActgcaatatattcaaacGAAATATAACTACGATGATACCTATTCAGCAACAGCGAACAAACAGAACTGACAGCAGTAGTCCGTATCTTGGTCTTTACTTAATGGTTCCAATTAACTTGTAGTTTGTGTATATTAAGGTCCCcttctttattttttcatttgctTAAAAATCGAAACCTAAATGCAGttataatttttaatttaGTGTATAAAAGTTTGATATCGTCGTCTAAGTATTTCTTCTACAGTAATCAAGGAGATATTCGGTACGTCACAAAACCATAGAAGTCGTTATGTTGATTTGGCTCGAGGACAGAAACGGCTTTGGCCTCTCAGTGACTTAATAAGTTCGAACAGGACAAAAAACTCCGATCCCCACTGTATTCGAGCACTGCTATGGCTCAACAAGATATAATTTAAGTATTTTTAGATGGTCATCAGGTTCTGGTTGGACTAAAGTATGAACATTTAGTTGGGGGAGAGTGGT encodes:
- the NAT1 gene encoding peptide alpha-N-acetyltransferase complex A subunit NAT1 (similar to Ashbya gossypii ADR310W), with translation MSRRKAAVGQKPVALGSGRSKDDNNMLEALKLYENKSYKKSLKILDGILKKNSTHVESLALKGLNLVFTEQKQDAELYVKKAVSRITGTLASPICCHILGIYYRQVKQYANSITWFQASLDNGSTNKQIYRDISSLQSQERDYTNLLVSRKVYWETFMGYRANWTALAIAYDLNSQYSEAVNLLSRFEELAKGKLTETEAYEHNECLMYKNDLMYKAAGDDEQHLKAVLNNLDKIEPDVFDKYGWLERRAAVYMKLGSSKEAAKVYRTLIKRNPDNFNYYKLLEISLDIQSNNRIRKALYEKLETFYPRAEPPKFIPLTFIKDETELEKKLNHYIVSQLKRGVPATFCNVIPLYKQRGEVISSIAEKIVLEYYNTLDDKEFPIQYVWTVYYLAQHYLFLKDFKKAKDYIEKAIEHTPTLVELYILNGRILKHLGLLEEAAWTVEKGRTLDLQDRFINTKSVEYFLGANMIDKAVQLVSLFTKNDNDANGVKDLHLMEASWFIIKQAEAYYRLYVEHSKKLQSLKNEQTSISEEERENKTAELKELEYQTEKCRGLALKRFMAIPKIYKQFDDDKLDFHSYCMRKGTPRAYVEMLQWGDRIFCKPMFVRAMLGAAKIYFSMQDELDLTEQFTSEQTNAAKKANKKARKEALAFNKRKEAEKKQVLAYADDEDVFGETLVAVKSPLEAFYTEFYKPFLNQADDNDKYHLLEFQYQARTGKLALSLGALTKYAKFHGKSSPMVGCMILILLDMTRESAPYEDIAKKVAIKGIETEFKKFPLEKFSDDSFNWLEYLTSNYKVNLRSLLFLYQANISIVPQDKLKELIIESLSNVEPFIQNSILQYEL
- a CDS encoding arrestin family protein (similar to Ashbya gossypii ADR172C), translated to MARTAVKAPALFDIRFSSCKNGVVILKGSSDEASSVLLSGKVVLSINEPIQIRHLNLGLYGALRVYLPASACCSTGTVAKPVSFYRKVFEHVWDDLCIQDGVHNNSSTNASAVPIGHKSKSSPNLPGLGKKFISSRSLMNISALNGGCRTLSEGNYEFPFSAILPFSMVESVEGLENASVTYNLVATLERGKFSCNFCCRKPIRVIRTLTPTSLGLTETIAVDNTWPGKVDYSISIPSKAVAIGSTIPLHILIVPLLKGLKLGDIRISILEYTSLTTPHGSITNDERLVMKMKLKDPLGHLSESDDDNEEHWYQDKWEISTTVLIPPSLSKCIQDCSIFENLKVRHKLKIVVALANPEGHVSELRASLPVQLFISPYIALGVKPSGPSCGSCLNDMHTENTDGPEELLFADLIPGLDMSDPHTSSNPVLLTPPNYGNHVYDRLWSNNLICMDSTTSALPSPLITSNSSHTKSIDRALFSRGLQDLEVERDALPGSSSNRSLTTRPKPVTINSSHGTSCLHNNANRVLESPTTVIPSVASHVSCDSAYDLIQPSDSSINSHWELDSMGEVPTYEKAVETDITGDELPPAYPDAEDRPITINLTKPGNLRLRESKFSSFGTTSNSSTAARQNLHRSASSSVIYHHPPPSWKF
- the ATG18 gene encoding phosphoinositide binding protein ATG18 (similar to Ashbya gossypii AAL119W), translated to MSKPSTPIINFINFNQTGSCISMGTSEGLKIFNCDPFGRFYSDEEGGCGIVEMLFSTSLLAVVGIGDNPSMSPRRLRIINTKRHSVICEVTFPTTILAVKMNKSRLVVLLHEQIYIYDINSMRLLYTIETSSNPHGLISMSPSLENNYLAYPSPPKVISSEIKGNATTNNINISNKMSTDNSADHLDAISEGSIDRIRNSTEHNINNTSDEPSRFSRSNHNGNNHNHVNGNSNNNNWNGNSNGNNSNNNNSSNSNSNNNILKNGDVILFNLQTLQPTMVIEAHKGEIAALSLSKDGTLLATASEKGTIIRVFSVETCAKVYQFRRGTYATRIYSLSFSDDNELLAASSSNKTVHIFKLGKPAAPNTNSGGVSSDEDVDDAEDSEDGCEEESAIRADSEDTHSAASVDSLENVRHHSKEPIVDSSRKTVGRMIRKSSQKFSRKAAEALGSYFPIKVTSILEPSRHFASLKIPIESHNNLKTICAIGSPISLDISEYPELFDGSAASLLKNTSVTSSTPANSSGPESSKFVKMIPIRVVSSEGYMYNYVLYPERGGDCLLLSQYSLLMD